In the Actinomycetota bacterium genome, AGGCCGCGCTCAAGGTTTTTGAAGAATTCGGATTTGACACAATGATTCAAGGGGCCATAGGGGCAGCGATAAAAAGAGCTCAGGACTTAGCATAATCGGAGGAGTGTCCAGGTGCCGTTTAATATCTATCAAGTGGTCGATGTTGTCTTTCGCTTATTGTATATATTTATACTTGTTCGAGTGGTTCTGTCGTTTATACCGATACCGGTCAATAATATCACCAGGCCGATATTGAACTTTGTCTATGACATCACCGAGCCGATTTTACGGCTCGTAAGAAATATAAT is a window encoding:
- a CDS encoding YggT family protein; this encodes MPFNIYQVVDVVFRLLYIFILVRVVLSFIPIPVNNITRPILNFVYDITEPILRLVRNI